In the Cydia splendana chromosome 2, ilCydSple1.2, whole genome shotgun sequence genome, one interval contains:
- the LOC134801350 gene encoding vitamin K-dependent protein C-like, protein MERCGVPHRYLSEYSRSGRLLGGETTTAHQFPWLAAVNIASRSIGGSLISDRHIVTAASPLYGKSFNEVSVTLGAHDRCGNGSDPVLNTSVSDIIIHPGFSPTNRDNDIALLKLRHVVPFGRFISPICMPHYGGFLTLDLIDSRHGAPESGQVAWTAAWTGTDNNESCTPRVATLPILPTRSCLKDTVNSNFVTPDKGCLGPLGARNIICEADVGAPIMQRHPGFSFRLAGVVSSSSCDRITSPLYTRIIDHAGWVYQHTHSDCQCL, encoded by the exons ATGGAAA GATGTGGCGTTCCTCACAGGTACCTGTCCGAGTATTCTAGATCAGGCCGTCTTCTAGGCGGTGAGACCACCACCGCCCATCAGTTCCCATGGCTCGCTGCCGTGAATATCGCCTCCCGCAGCATAGGCGGATCCCTCATATCTGATAGACATATTGTTACCGCCGCATCACCGCTCTATGG aaaatcaTTCAACGAAGTCAGCGTGACTCTGGGAGCTCACGACCGCTGCGGTAATGGCAGTGACCCGGTTCTGAACACCAGTGTGTCAGATATTATCATACATCCTGGTTTTTCGCCGACGAACCGCGACAACGATATCGCCTTGCTGAAGCTAAGGCATGTGGTGCCTTTCGGCCGATTTATTTCACCGATATGCATGCCTCATTACGGTGGGTTCCTAACTCTAGACCTAATAGATTCAAGACATG GAGCGCCAGAATCCGGACAAGTCGCTTGGACGGCGGCATGGACTGGGACGGATAACAATGAATCTTGTACACCAAGAGTTGCCACTCTTCCTATTCTTCCTACAAGGTCCTGTTTGAAGGACACTGTAAACTCTAATTTCGTGACCCCTGATAAAGGTTGCCTTGGACCTTTGGGTGCACGGAATATTATTTGCGAG GCAGATGTGGGAGCCCCTATCATGCAGAGACATCCCGGATTCTCATTCAGGCTGGCGGGCGTTGTGTCGTCGTCATCGTGTGACCGAATCACCAGTCCGCTCTACACGAGGATAATTGACCACGCTGGCTGGGTATATCAGCATACCCATAGTGACTGTCAATGTCTTTAA